One window from the genome of Hydractinia symbiolongicarpus strain clone_291-10 chromosome 1, HSymV2.1, whole genome shotgun sequence encodes:
- the LOC130646102 gene encoding uncharacterized protein LOC130646102, giving the protein MSDVISSSDEMEVQSNGVAEHKSFQERLSDMPAYTMTLSQLQSIYTTLKERNEILKNAFTAGEQYVDLITNAAKPVVWAATASALKVAQPVVGEIKDPVSTIDSCASEALAKMQEKLPFVKQTPGEIAEAATASAKETANYYMGKVQDSSFGKQTVKQVDNAVSFSELMVEICFPTDGTNPEDVTEIEKAEEDEDKGVLVRAGNLKDRAYRRSKRKLMTYHPVKTSVDMVQYAQAQISDVTEKLRQGTNYVSAKSAEAKDTLVNTYPEVKDIVHSTVTEGSRFVKEKWDHVYKTTMYVPRKAIQVTGEVYISAQEIVFAYTKAHSLTEMPHAVAEMAESYYNTLKKETPTVDDVKEKAVAFVYVPAQVVSKYLQSTRVVQWIVPKSVDTETLQVVETMT; this is encoded by the exons ATGAGATGGAGGTTCAATCTAATGGTGTTGCTGAACACAAAAGTTTCCAAGAGCGGTTGTCAGACATGCCAGCCTACACCATGACATTGTCGCAGTTGCAATCAATTTATACCACATTGaaagaaagaaatgaaattCTCAAAAATGCATTTACTGCCGGTGAACAGTATGTAGATTTGATAACTAATGCTGCAAAGCCAGTCGTCTGGGCTGCTACTGCATCTGCTTTAAAAGTAGCACAACCAGTTGTTGGTGAGATTAAGGATCCAG TTTCAACCATAGACAGCTGTGCCTCTGAAGCTTTAGCAAAGATGCAGGAAAAGCTTCCTTTTGTTAAACAAACACCAGGCGAG ATTGCAGAAGCAGCAACTGCATCTGCAAAAGAAACAGCAAATTATTACATGGGGAAAGTACAAGATTCTAGTTTTGGAAAACAAACTGTAAAACAAGTGGATAATGCAGTATCTTTCTCAGAATTGATGGTTGAAATATGCTTTCCCACAGATGGAACTAATCCTGAAGATGTCACAGAAATCGAGAAGGCTGAAGAGGATGAAGACAAGGGTGTGCTAGTCAGGGCAGGAAATCTTAAGGACAGGGCCTACCGAAGAAGCAAGAGAAAGTTGATGACATATCATCCAGTTAAAACTTCTGTGGATATG GTTCAATATGCACAGGCACAAATTTCGGATGTCACTGAAAAGCTACGACAAGGAACAAATTACGTTTCTGCAAAATCCGCAGAAGCGAAAGATACTCTTGTTAACACGTATCCTGAGGTTAAAGATATTGTACACAGCACTGTAACTGAAGGCAGCAGATTTGTGAAGGAAAAATGGGACCATGTTTATAAAACTACAATGTACGTCCCAAGAAAAGCTATTCAGGTTACTGGAGAAGTTTACATATCGGCTCAAGAAATCGTGTTTGCCTACACCAAG GCTCATTCCTTGACTGAAATGCCGCATGCTGTTGCTGAAATGGCAGAATCTTACTACAACACTCTGAAGAAGGAGACACCTACTGTTGACGATGTCAAGGAGAAGGCTGTTGCCTTTGTTTACGTCCCTGCCCAAGTCGTTTCTAAATACCTGCAGTCGACACGTGTTGTTCAATGGATCGTTCCCAAGTCTGTCGACACGGAGACTTTACAAGTCGTAGAAACAATGACGTAA